A single region of the Rhizobium binae genome encodes:
- a CDS encoding trifunctional serine/threonine-protein kinase/ATP-binding protein/sensor histidine kinase has protein sequence MEVLWEDGDRVFHRQRRLGADGKWNPVLVVLSALEYPTPSSLGRLDHEYGLKDELDSAWAVRPLELVREGGRTMLVLEDPGSEPLARRLGTAMETGLFLRLAISIAAALGRVHQRGLVHKDIKPANILVTGTGAEVRLTGFGIASRLSRERQALEPPEVVAGTLAYMAPEQTGRMNRSIDSRSDLYALGVTLYEMLTGSLPFAASDPMEWVHCHIARQPMPPNERTADASPAVSAIVLKLLAKTAEERYQTAGGVERDLRRCLSQWEMHGRIEAFPLGERDIPDRLLIPEKLYGREHEVETMLAAFDRVVLGGGPELVLVGGYSGIGKSAVVNELHKVLVPPRGLFASGKFDQYKQDIPYATLAQAFQGLLEGLLAKSEAELAPWREALSETLGPNAKLMVDLVPELKLVIGDQPSVSELPPQDAQRRFQLVFRRFISVFARPEHPLALFLDDLQWLDAATLDLLQDLLTRSDLQHLMLIGAYRDNEVTADHPLMRTLDVIGTAGGKVSEITLAPLTKYYLQQLIADTLHCQPDRVAPLARMMHDKTGGNPFFVRQFLFSLAEEGVLAFDYRAACWSWDLKRIHAKGYTDNVVDLMVGKLSRQPPETRKALQQFACLGNTADIRVLSLVLGTPEEQVAGALWPAVAHELLERLAGTYRFVHDRVQEAAYSLIPEDRRGELHLHIGRLLAANTTPERIDDHVFEIVSQLNRGAALITSAEEREQLAEFNLMAGKRAKASTAYASALNYFVGGTIMLSGDRWERQHQLAFALELNRAECEFLLGALPDAENRLAQLSSCAVGSDDQAAVACLRIDLYAALGQTSRSADVGLDYLRQYLGVDWSPHPAAAEVQREYDRIWSQLGSRAIKDLIDLPLMSDPASSATLDILTRLVGAVWHTDANLACMAICLAVNLSLERGNSDGSCYHYVSLGYIAGPRFGDYEAGFRFGQLGCQLVEKHDLKRFQARTYKDFGAHVIPWTRHVRSGRDMLRRALEIADQSGDLTFAGYSYASLNSNLLAAGDPLMEVQQQAEIGLTFAQKVQFQFVIDLTSAQVGLVRTLRGLTRKFGSFDDDGFDEIETERRFSENPNLAEICYFVRKLQARFFAGDYGAAVDASLRAQRLPWTSVAHFEETPEHHFYGALSRAACCDDAVADRRARHMEALVFHHRQLQIYAKNCPENFENRAALVGAEIARLEGREIDAVRLYEQAIRAARTNGFLHHEALAYELAARFYAQGGFEDFSRLYLRNARGCYLRWGADGKVRQLDQLYPDLRGDERGPTPTSTIGAPVEQLDLATVIKISQAVSGEIVLQKLIDTVLRTAVEQAGAERGLLILPHGGESRIAAEATTCGEAVAVHMLDEIVTQFTLPQSLLRYVLRTNETVVLDDAAAQNPFAADPYVCQHRARSVVCAPLLNQGQLTGVLYLENNLAPRVFAPARIAVLKLLASQAAISLENTRLYRDLAEREARFRRLVKANIIGIIIWDIDGRIFEANDAFLRMLGYDREDLASGRLSWTDLTPVEWRDRDARTVAELRMRGAVQPFEKEYFRKDGTRLPVLIGGALLEESRNEGVSFVLDLTERRQAEEALRESEEALREVQGQLAHANRVATMGQFTASIAHEVNQPLAASLTNAQAGLRWLGTHPPNLEEATQALGRIVENANRASDVIGRIRALIKKEPARKERFDLNEAIRHVIALTGSEVLRQGVTLRTEFATGLPPVQGDRVQLQQVILNLIMNAIEAMSGNNEEQRELLISTEIGAAGGVVVGVRDSGPGLDPQTIDRVFEAFYTTKSSGMGMGLAICRSIIEAHGGRMWATASEPRGAVFLFTLPLEPDETAGAKHGANGNVGKLIGPTTG, from the coding sequence TTGGAGGTTCTTTGGGAGGACGGTGATCGCGTGTTCCACAGGCAACGGCGCCTGGGTGCCGACGGCAAGTGGAACCCGGTACTGGTCGTGCTTTCGGCCCTTGAGTACCCGACACCTTCAAGCCTCGGTCGCCTCGACCATGAATACGGATTGAAGGATGAGCTCGATAGCGCATGGGCGGTGCGACCGCTTGAGTTGGTGCGCGAAGGCGGCCGGACCATGCTGGTGCTTGAAGATCCGGGCAGCGAACCGCTCGCCCGGCGGCTCGGAACTGCAATGGAAACGGGACTTTTCTTGCGCCTAGCGATCAGCATTGCCGCTGCGCTCGGCAGAGTCCACCAGCGCGGCCTGGTCCACAAGGACATCAAACCGGCCAATATCCTGGTAACGGGCACGGGCGCCGAGGTGCGGCTAACCGGCTTCGGCATCGCCTCACGCCTATCCCGCGAGCGGCAAGCGCTCGAGCCGCCCGAAGTGGTCGCGGGAACGCTTGCCTATATGGCCCCTGAGCAGACCGGGCGCATGAACCGCTCGATCGACTCCCGCAGCGACCTTTATGCGCTCGGCGTGACGCTTTACGAGATGCTGACAGGGAGCCTGCCTTTTGCCGCTTCCGACCCGATGGAATGGGTGCATTGCCATATTGCACGACAGCCGATGCCGCCCAACGAGCGGACGGCGGACGCTTCACCGGCAGTCTCGGCCATCGTCTTGAAGCTGCTCGCCAAGACGGCCGAGGAACGATACCAGACGGCAGGCGGCGTCGAGCGCGATCTGAGGCGCTGTCTCAGCCAATGGGAAATGCACGGCCGGATCGAGGCATTCCCGCTCGGCGAACGCGATATCCCGGACCGGCTGCTGATTCCAGAGAAGCTGTACGGGCGGGAGCATGAGGTCGAGACCATGCTCGCTGCCTTCGACCGCGTGGTGCTGGGCGGAGGCCCGGAGTTGGTGCTCGTCGGTGGCTATTCCGGCATCGGCAAGTCGGCGGTGGTCAACGAACTCCACAAGGTATTGGTGCCGCCGCGCGGGCTGTTCGCATCCGGCAAGTTCGACCAGTACAAACAGGACATCCCCTATGCGACCCTGGCGCAGGCCTTTCAGGGCCTGCTCGAGGGGCTCCTCGCCAAGAGCGAGGCGGAATTAGCACCGTGGCGCGAGGCGCTGAGCGAGACGCTGGGACCGAACGCAAAGCTGATGGTCGATCTCGTCCCCGAATTGAAGCTCGTCATCGGCGACCAGCCTTCGGTCTCGGAACTTCCACCACAGGACGCGCAGCGGCGATTCCAGTTGGTATTCCGGCGGTTCATCAGTGTTTTTGCCCGGCCCGAACATCCTCTGGCGCTGTTCCTCGACGATCTCCAATGGCTCGACGCCGCAACGCTCGATCTGCTTCAGGATCTGCTGACACGGTCGGATCTGCAACACCTCATGCTGATCGGTGCCTATCGCGACAACGAAGTCACCGCCGACCATCCGCTGATGCGGACGCTTGACGTGATCGGGACCGCCGGCGGCAAGGTCTCGGAGATCACGCTTGCGCCGCTCACTAAATACTATCTCCAGCAGTTGATCGCAGATACGCTCCACTGTCAGCCCGATCGTGTGGCCCCGCTCGCTCGAATGATGCACGACAAGACCGGCGGCAATCCGTTCTTCGTCCGTCAGTTCCTGTTTTCGCTCGCCGAAGAGGGAGTGCTCGCGTTCGACTATCGCGCAGCATGCTGGTCCTGGGATCTCAAGCGCATTCACGCCAAGGGATACACCGACAACGTGGTGGACCTCATGGTCGGCAAGCTCTCGCGTCAGCCGCCCGAAACGCGGAAGGCGCTGCAGCAGTTCGCCTGTCTTGGAAACACCGCAGATATCAGGGTGCTTTCACTCGTGCTCGGGACCCCGGAGGAGCAAGTCGCCGGGGCCTTATGGCCTGCCGTCGCTCACGAACTGCTCGAGCGTCTGGCAGGCACTTACCGGTTCGTCCACGATCGCGTTCAGGAAGCCGCCTATTCGCTTATCCCGGAGGATCGACGCGGCGAGTTACACCTTCATATAGGCAGACTACTTGCAGCGAATACTACGCCGGAGCGGATTGACGATCATGTCTTCGAGATTGTCAGCCAGCTTAATCGCGGAGCCGCACTGATCACCTCGGCTGAGGAGCGCGAGCAACTGGCAGAGTTCAATCTGATGGCCGGCAAGCGCGCCAAGGCCTCGACGGCATACGCTTCCGCTCTGAACTATTTCGTTGGTGGCACGATCATGCTTTCCGGAGACCGCTGGGAGCGCCAGCACCAACTTGCATTTGCGCTCGAGCTGAACCGGGCCGAATGCGAGTTCCTGCTTGGCGCGCTACCGGATGCGGAGAACCGGTTAGCCCAGCTTTCCAGTTGTGCTGTCGGCTCCGACGACCAGGCTGCTGTCGCCTGCCTGCGCATTGATCTGTATGCTGCGCTCGGGCAGACCAGCCGCTCCGCAGACGTCGGTCTCGACTACCTGAGGCAGTATCTCGGCGTCGACTGGTCGCCGCATCCGGCCGCCGCAGAGGTGCAACGAGAATATGACCGGATCTGGTCGCAGCTCGGGAGCCGCGCGATCAAGGATCTCATTGATCTGCCGTTGATGAGCGACCCAGCATCCTCCGCGACGTTGGATATTCTCACCCGGCTCGTGGGGGCGGTATGGCATACCGACGCGAACCTGGCATGTATGGCAATCTGCCTGGCTGTGAATCTGAGCCTCGAGCGCGGCAACAGCGACGGCTCCTGCTACCACTATGTGTCGCTTGGGTATATTGCTGGGCCGCGCTTCGGTGACTATGAGGCCGGTTTCCGCTTCGGTCAGCTAGGCTGCCAACTGGTCGAAAAACACGACCTCAAGCGCTTTCAGGCGAGGACTTACAAAGACTTCGGGGCTCACGTCATACCGTGGACGAGACATGTCCGAAGCGGCCGCGACATGTTGCGGCGAGCCCTTGAAATTGCCGATCAAAGCGGCGACCTGACGTTTGCCGGATACAGCTATGCCAGTTTGAATTCGAATCTGCTGGCGGCAGGAGATCCGCTTATGGAAGTGCAACAGCAAGCGGAGATCGGCCTCACATTTGCGCAAAAGGTGCAGTTCCAGTTCGTCATCGATCTCACCAGCGCGCAGGTCGGGCTCGTTCGGACACTGCGCGGGTTGACCCGGAAATTCGGTTCCTTTGACGACGACGGATTTGACGAAATTGAGACCGAACGCCGGTTTTCGGAAAATCCGAATCTTGCGGAAATCTGCTACTTCGTCAGAAAACTCCAGGCCAGATTCTTCGCGGGCGACTATGGGGCGGCCGTCGATGCGTCGTTGCGGGCGCAGAGGCTGCCATGGACATCGGTGGCGCATTTCGAAGAAACGCCGGAGCATCATTTCTACGGCGCCCTGTCCCGCGCCGCGTGCTGCGACGATGCTGTGGCAGACCGGCGGGCGCGGCATATGGAGGCTCTGGTTTTCCACCACCGACAGCTTCAGATCTACGCGAAGAATTGCCCGGAAAACTTCGAGAACCGCGCCGCCCTTGTCGGCGCCGAGATAGCACGCCTTGAAGGCCGCGAAATCGACGCCGTGCGCCTATACGAACAAGCGATCCGCGCAGCGCGCACCAACGGCTTCCTTCATCATGAAGCCCTCGCATATGAACTCGCCGCCCGCTTTTATGCGCAGGGGGGCTTCGAGGACTTCAGTCGTCTCTATCTCCGCAACGCGCGAGGCTGTTATTTACGCTGGGGCGCCGACGGTAAGGTGAGGCAACTCGACCAACTCTATCCGGACCTGAGAGGGGACGAACGCGGTCCGACTCCAACAAGCACTATTGGTGCACCGGTCGAGCAACTCGATCTTGCAACCGTAATCAAGATCTCGCAGGCCGTGTCAGGCGAGATTGTCCTTCAAAAGCTGATCGACACTGTCTTGCGCACCGCCGTTGAGCAGGCGGGCGCCGAGCGCGGCCTGTTGATCCTACCGCATGGCGGTGAGTCACGAATCGCGGCGGAGGCCACGACTTGCGGTGAAGCGGTCGCGGTGCATATGCTCGACGAGATAGTCACACAGTTCACGCTGCCACAATCGCTCCTTCGTTATGTCTTGCGCACGAACGAAACCGTGGTCCTCGACGACGCAGCAGCTCAGAATCCATTTGCCGCGGACCCATATGTTTGTCAGCACCGCGCTCGTTCTGTTGTCTGTGCGCCGCTGCTCAATCAAGGCCAACTGACCGGGGTACTCTATCTTGAAAATAACCTCGCCCCTCGGGTCTTCGCGCCGGCTCGAATCGCGGTGCTGAAGCTGCTCGCCTCGCAGGCAGCAATCTCACTGGAGAATACACGGTTGTACCGCGATCTCGCTGAGCGCGAAGCCAGGTTCCGTCGCCTCGTCAAGGCCAACATCATCGGCATTATCATCTGGGATATCGATGGTCGCATTTTTGAAGCCAATGACGCGTTCCTCCGCATGTTGGGATACGACCGAGAGGACCTTGCCTCGGGTCGGCTATCATGGACGGACCTGACGCCGGTCGAATGGCGCGACCGCGACGCACGGACCGTCGCAGAGCTGAGGATGAGGGGGGCAGTCCAACCGTTCGAGAAGGAGTATTTTCGGAAAGATGGCACCCGTCTGCCCGTGCTGATCGGCGGTGCACTGCTAGAAGAAAGCAGGAACGAAGGTGTCTCTTTCGTCCTCGATCTGACAGAGCGGCGGCAGGCCGAAGAGGCGTTACGGGAGAGCGAGGAAGCCTTGCGCGAGGTGCAGGGACAACTGGCCCATGCAAATCGCGTCGCCACAATGGGCCAGTTCACAGCGTCCATCGCCCATGAAGTCAATCAGCCGCTCGCCGCATCGCTCACCAACGCCCAGGCGGGGTTGCGCTGGCTCGGCACCCATCCGCCCAATTTGGAGGAGGCGACTCAGGCGCTGGGCCGGATCGTCGAGAACGCCAATCGAGCCAGCGATGTCATCGGCCGGATCCGTGCTTTGATCAAGAAGGAGCCGGCTCGCAAGGAGCGATTCGACCTCAATGAAGCCATTCGTCACGTAATTGCCTTGACCGGCAGTGAGGTGCTCCGACAGGGCGTCACGCTGAGGACAGAATTCGCAACGGGCCTCCCGCCCGTACAAGGAGATCGCGTCCAGCTGCAACAGGTGATCCTAAACCTCATCATGAACGCCATCGAGGCGATGAGCGGCAATAATGAGGAACAGCGCGAACTGCTGATTAGCACCGAGATAGGGGCCGCAGGAGGCGTGGTTGTCGGCGTGCGCGACTCGGGTCCAGGCCTGGACCCACAAACCATAGACCGTGTTTTTGAGGCCTTCTACACGACCAAATCGAGCGGCATGGGCATGGGCCTGGCGATCTGCCGTTCGATTATCGAGGCTCACGGCGGTCGGATGTGGGCAACCGCTAGTGAACCTCGCGGGGCAGTCTTTCTGTTTACCCTGCCTCTCGAACCAGACGAGACCGCTGGCGCAAAGCATGGCGCAAACGGCAATGTTGGGAAACTGATAGGACCGACAACTGGCTGA
- the hemN gene encoding oxygen-independent coproporphyrinogen III oxidase translates to MSDDLIAKYGDARLPRYTSYPTAPAFSAAVGPDDYASGLAAIAKAGPVSVYLHVPFCRSMCWYCGCHTTITRQDAPVADYLDVMSQEIELVSFAAGNDLPVRNVHFGGGTPTIMKPQEFSALMAKLRSAFLFEADASVAVEIDPRTLAAPMIDALAENGVDRASLGVQSFDPIVQAAINRLQSFEQTETAVVGLRCSGVSSINFDLIYGLPKQTVQSCIETVRLAAALRPERFAVFGYAHIPAFKKHQRLIDETTLPDANQRNEQAEAIAAELQKAGYQRIGLDHYALPDDQLALAARNGAMRRNFQGYTTDDCDSLIGLGASAIGRLPSGYMQNHVPLGLYVERVASGVLPTAKGYLLSEEDKLRARIIERLMCDFEVDLGKVSSGSGFETGFLVERNDRLGDLVADGVVTISGERIVVSQQARFMVRAVAAAFDAHFGSHGRTHSKAA, encoded by the coding sequence ATGTCCGATGATCTGATCGCCAAATATGGCGATGCGCGGCTTCCGCGTTATACGAGTTACCCGACGGCGCCGGCTTTTTCTGCGGCCGTGGGGCCGGATGACTATGCCAGCGGCCTCGCCGCGATCGCCAAAGCCGGCCCTGTTTCGGTCTATCTCCACGTCCCGTTCTGCCGTTCGATGTGCTGGTACTGCGGCTGCCACACGACCATCACCCGGCAAGATGCTCCGGTCGCCGACTATCTTGATGTGATGAGCCAAGAGATCGAACTGGTTTCCTTTGCGGCCGGAAACGATCTGCCCGTCAGGAACGTGCATTTTGGCGGCGGCACGCCGACGATCATGAAGCCGCAGGAATTTTCGGCGCTGATGGCAAAGCTCAGGAGCGCCTTCTTATTCGAGGCGGATGCCAGCGTCGCCGTCGAGATCGACCCGCGCACATTGGCCGCTCCCATGATCGATGCACTCGCCGAAAACGGCGTCGACCGCGCAAGCCTGGGCGTCCAGAGCTTCGATCCGATCGTACAGGCGGCCATCAATCGGCTGCAGTCCTTCGAGCAGACGGAAACGGCGGTCGTCGGCCTGCGCTGTTCAGGCGTGAGCAGCATCAACTTCGACCTGATTTATGGCCTTCCGAAACAGACCGTCCAATCCTGCATCGAAACGGTCCGGCTGGCTGCAGCGCTGCGTCCCGAACGTTTCGCCGTTTTCGGTTATGCCCACATACCCGCCTTCAAGAAACATCAGCGCCTGATCGACGAGACCACGCTGCCGGACGCAAATCAGCGCAACGAGCAGGCGGAAGCCATCGCCGCTGAGCTGCAGAAGGCCGGATATCAGCGCATCGGGCTCGATCATTATGCACTGCCGGACGACCAGCTGGCGCTCGCCGCCCGCAATGGCGCGATGAGAAGAAACTTCCAGGGCTATACCACGGATGATTGCGACAGCCTGATCGGCCTCGGCGCTTCCGCGATCGGGCGGCTGCCGAGCGGCTATATGCAGAACCACGTGCCTCTCGGTCTTTACGTCGAACGCGTTGCCTCCGGCGTGCTGCCGACGGCCAAGGGATATCTTCTCAGCGAAGAGGACAAGCTTCGGGCGAGGATCATCGAAAGGCTGATGTGCGATTTCGAGGTCGATCTCGGAAAGGTGAGCAGCGGGTCGGGTTTCGAAACCGGCTTCCTTGTCGAGCGCAACGACCGTCTCGGCGATCTGGTGGCCGACGGCGTCGTGACGATCAGCGGCGAGCGGATTGTCGTGTCCCAGCAGGCGCGTTTCATGGTCCGTGCCGTCGCGGCCGCATTCGACGCCCATTTCGGCTCGCACGGACGCACGCATAGCAAGGCAGCCTGA